In Candidatus Cloacimonadota bacterium, the genomic stretch ATTTCCATCGGATGCAGAATATAGAAAAGTTTCTTTTAATAAATATTGTAAACGAGCAGAGGCTTGCAAGGTGATATCCGTTCCAATATTTAAATTTGTAGCTGTTTCAGGATTGAATTCCTGATAAGCGGATAGCCACGGTGAAATTGATAAAGAGCCTTTTACAATTGATTTTCTGTAGGAAAAGACAAATCTCGCCGGCAAATCTAAATTAGTGCCTATAAAATCGGTTTCTCCATTACTGAAAGTATAATGAATCCCAACTCGCGCATCGGAACCGGTCTCTTCATATTCTTGCGATCTTTCGATTGAATCAATTAGAAAATTTACTACATCATCTGAGGGGAACTTTTCGATAAATCCCAATTCTTCCATTCTTCGTAAAGCCTGATGTGTCTGCTTATAACTGTCCCAACGATTTTTTATTATTGCCATTAATATTTTCATTTCATATAAATCAACAGGTTTCAACAGCAAATCATGATCTTCCAATATTTTTACAAAATCATGAACTCTATTAAAATCACCGACAGGATATAATTTGCCATATCCGACTCCGGCAAATATTGCAGTGATTGGGTCGGGTGAGTCTTCATTCAAATTCAAAACAACTTTCGCTTGTGGTTCGCCAAATACAAATATAGATTGATTTATTACATATTTGTCATAAGTTAATCTTGCCAAGTCAGAAGACGGACCCGCTTCACCATCAAAACGAAATTCTCCGGTAATTTTTTCTCTAACTGTTGGAATAGTATGATTAAAATCAACTTGAAAATTTGTGGATATACTTGAGGATTGGATAAGTTTACGCCAGACATATCCAAAATGATAACTACCATTTCCGCTGCTTTCATCACCTTGTCCGTTATAAGTAAAATTGGCTGTTACACCATATCCAAAATCCGAGAGTTTTCTAAAATCTGATAATTTAACCGGGTTAAATCCGGTTTCAGATTGGGCAAAGCAATTCAATGTAAAAACAAGTGAAACAAACACTAAAATCCTAACTACAAAATAGATTTTTTTCAATTTCATGCGTTAACTCCTATTTGTTATTTTTGTAAATTAATTAGCATCCATCCGTAAAGGGAAATCTTGAGTTAAGTTTTTCCAACTCACAAATATAACGCTAATTAGTGTCCATCTGTAAACTCTTAAACCTTGCGGATGGTTGGAAACCTCCGCAATGGTTGAGATGTGAAAACGACCACCATTGCGGAGGTTGCGGATAACAAATCCCGTCGTAAAACAACCATCCGCAAGGTGCTAGAAAAGGCTACTTACGGACAGACACAAGTTACATCGCAATTGAATAGTAAGGTGCAAAGTTCGGTCAACCAATTTAAAAAGAAGTAACCCCGAAAAGACGATTTGAGGGTATATCAGGTTTTTCATTAGTGTACATTCTCACAGTTTCGATACGGATTTTTTACATTATGATGACGATTTTTATAATGTAATTTTTTTTATTTTTCAATGGAGGTTCCGTTAAATTTGTATTACACTTCAAGAAATTTAAAAGTTAAATGTCAAGAAAATTGGAATGAATTATATTTGTTTTTTCATTGAGAAAGCTTAGGGTAAATTTCGCTTTTTTTCAAAAAGGTTTACAAAAAGAGCAGGATTATAAAATTTGTTCTCAAAATTCACAAAAGGAAAATCTTATGAAGAAATGGATCCGGATATTCGGCAATTCATTTTCAAAAGAAGAATTTAAAACAGCATTCGATAAGATTGAGAGAGTTGGAATAGACGCTGTTCTTCTAAATGGAAATAGAGATTGTATTGAAAAATCTTTGTCTGTATTGGCTAATTTCGATCTGGAAATACACGCTTGGAAGCCGTTAAATAAAATATAAATTGAATAAAAGGAGAATTATGCTAAATCCAAAAAACTTAGTAAATGAATTAAACTTTGAAAGAACTGCCGGCTCGGAAAATGAGAAAAAAGGAAGAGTGATTCTGACCAAATATCTCAAACAACTCGGCTATTCATACGAATATGAACCTTTTGAATTATATTGCTACGAACCGGGAAAATCCGAAATACATGTGGATGGTAAAACTTTTTTTGCTTATCCTTTTGGACTTACCGAAAGTGCAGAAATCGGGGGTGAACTTGCATTTATGGAAAATCCGGATGAACTCATTTATAATTCCCAAAACTATCAGGGAAAAATCATAATCGGCAATAAATATTCTCGTCAAATCGGAAGTGCGTTGAAAAAAAGCAATGCTACCGCTTTCATCTCCATCGGACAACCATTCAAAGATGCTTCCACACGTTCGTATAGGCAGAAAGTTTATGAAGAAGGATATGTTCCGTGCTTGTCTATCAGTTTTGATGAGGGAGCAAAATTATCACGTCTTTCAGGAAAAATGGCAAAGATAAACATTGAGCAAAAGGTCGAAAAAATGACAACGCAAAACGTAATCGTAGATATTCCCGGAACAGGGGATGACCGAAATATTATTTATGCCGTTGCCCATTTTGATACGGTGGGACGAGCTCCGGGAGCAACGGATAATACCGGCGGTTCGGTAACTTTGATCAAACTTGCAGAGTATCTCGCAAAAAATCCTCCTAAACGAAATGTTAAATTGATTTGGTTTTCCGGTGAAGAAATGGGATTGCTGGGCTCACAGGCTTACGTAAAAAAGCATTTGGATGAGATCAAAGAATTTGGCAAAATTGTTGTAAATGTAGATGTTACCGGCGATGACATTGGACACAATCGGTTTGCTATCGTGGGAACGGAACAAATTCGCGGATATATTGATGGGATTTCACGGGAAAAGGGATTTATGTTCGATTCTCACCTTGATATATATAGTAGCGATAATATGCCATTTTCAAAATATGAAGTTCCATCTGTGAATTTGATGCGATTTGGCGGAAAAGCCTCTACTCATATCCACACAAAAGGTGATCATGCTCGTCATGTATCACGCAGAGGTTTGGATGTTACTATAAACGCAACCATAAATATTGTCGAAAGAATTACGAATGCAAAAATATTTCCCTTCAAAAAAGAAATTGATCCAAGTATGCGAGATAAAATACAAAAATATCTCTGGAACCTCACTCTTACAAAACCCGAACTGGAATGGACTCCGAAATACCAGAAGTGAAAAATTGTAATTAGTGACCATTCGTAAAGTGCTATTTTTCGACCTCACCCCGACCCTTCCGCCAGCTGGCGGAGAGAGGGAGACAAAAGTTCCCCTTCTTTTTGAAGAGAAGGGGTTAGGGGATGAGTTGTAAAAAGGATGAAGAATATATTTTACTTGATATGCGAGTTTACGGATAGACTCTAATTTGAGTCCATTCGTAAAGTAGCCTTTTCGAGACGTCACGGACAACTTCGTTTGAAGAGTCGGCACGGACCATTCCGTGCCGAATAAAAAGTTATCTATTAAGTTAGTTTACGTTATGTTTGTGAGTTGGAAAATCTACAGAAACTGTGAGCGTTGTTTTCAGTAGAATGGAATGTATATGATGAAACCATATCGAATTGTTAAGACAATTGATTTGCTCGATGCAAAAATTGAAGAAATGCCGGATAGATGTTTTTTTAATGAAGGAGCTTCAGCGGAAGATATTATGGATTTTGAAGTTGATTTGGGAATTGACTTGCCACTATCATATAAAATATTCCTAAATAATTATGATGGGGATTTAACCATTTCGCCATATGGCGAATCTAAGGATAAAATGGTAAAATCCGGCACTTTTATTTCTCATTCCAAACAATAATACTGGCGGGAAGGATATGAGCTATATACAGCAAACTGCCGGCTAATACCACATCAATTATCGGAAATCCTAGAAGGTAAAAAGTATAGATCAATACAAGGCACAATATTGTGAAAATTGAATACGAATACGTGGTTGCTTTGTAAACAATTTGGATTTCTCTTTCATCTAATTTGCGGAATGATGAATGGGTTAGCTTCCATAAATTTGATGTGGAAAATGCAATTCTGAAACTGATTATCAAGCAGATGAGCGGTATTATTTCCAAAAGTAAAAATATTTTTGAAAATCCAGCATACTTTATACCATAAAATAAAATAAGTGCGATGATAATGCAAAAATAATTAATTAGAACAGCACTTCTCGGTTTCATTTTTGAACTACTCATTTTGACTCCTATAATTTAGTTTGTTTAGCTCTTCACTGAGCGGTTTTAACGGTTTAATAGAAAAAATCAGATTGATAGGAAGGTTAAAATATTCACTGATACGGAAAGCCAAATCCAGACTTGGATTATATTCTTCACGTTCGAGATAACCGACCGTTTGAAAATTCACTCCAATTTTTTCTGCCAACTCTCTTCTGGAAACATTGTGTTCTTTACGCAAAACAGCAATTCTGTTATAAATCTGTCTTGTTTTCACTACATTTCTCCTTTCATTTTTAGGTGTATTAAAATTCCAGCGTAATGATGTGTCAATCTATTTGTTGTAAATATGCAATAATTAATATAATATTTTATATTGATTGTGTCAAAATACAATTCTTCAAATAAAATTAGTTGCCTTCAATGCTTGAATAAACTCTCGCTTGTAACTTCCAAAAACAAACAATGTTGTAGATTCTCACAGACACAATTAAGTTTATTCGATTATTTTTTCAAAAAAGACTGAATTCTTTCAATGTCCAAAATTAATCTGATATTCTTGACGTAAAACTAACGCTTCAAAAACTTTCGAAACCTAAAAAATTAGAAAAATAACTTAGATGAAAAGGATTTTCAATGAAAAAAAACTGGTTTAGAACTGTTTGTTTGATTATAGT encodes the following:
- a CDS encoding M28 family metallopeptidase; the protein is MLNPKNLVNELNFERTAGSENEKKGRVILTKYLKQLGYSYEYEPFELYCYEPGKSEIHVDGKTFFAYPFGLTESAEIGGELAFMENPDELIYNSQNYQGKIIIGNKYSRQIGSALKKSNATAFISIGQPFKDASTRSYRQKVYEEGYVPCLSISFDEGAKLSRLSGKMAKINIEQKVEKMTTQNVIVDIPGTGDDRNIIYAVAHFDTVGRAPGATDNTGGSVTLIKLAEYLAKNPPKRNVKLIWFSGEEMGLLGSQAYVKKHLDEIKEFGKIVVNVDVTGDDIGHNRFAIVGTEQIRGYIDGISREKGFMFDSHLDIYSSDNMPFSKYEVPSVNLMRFGGKASTHIHTKGDHARHVSRRGLDVTINATINIVERITNAKIFPFKKEIDPSMRDKIQKYLWNLTLTKPELEWTPKYQK
- a CDS encoding SMI1/KNR4 family protein; this translates as MMKPYRIVKTIDLLDAKIEEMPDRCFFNEGASAEDIMDFEVDLGIDLPLSYKIFLNNYDGDLTISPYGESKDKMVKSGTFISHSKQ
- a CDS encoding helix-turn-helix transcriptional regulator; amino-acid sequence: MKTRQIYNRIAVLRKEHNVSRRELAEKIGVNFQTVGYLEREEYNPSLDLAFRISEYFNLPINLIFSIKPLKPLSEELNKLNYRSQNE